The Pseudoalteromonas translucida KMM 520 genome segment TGCATTGTCGGCATCAGCTTGCGCCATTTCAACAAAACCAAAGCCACGACGCTTGCCTGTATTTTTGTCCTTTAATAAGCGAACGTTGAACACTTTGCCTTGCTCTTCAAATAAAGCACGTACCACACCTTCGTTTGCACGATAAGGAAGGTTACCAACGTAAAGCGTTTTGGTTTTTACTTCGGCTTCTACTACACCGTCAGACGACATCGCAGCAATAACAATACCACCAATGAGCAAACCAACAGCAAATAGTAGTGCAGGGTCTAACTCTAGGCTTTTAAGTGCGAACTTAACTATAACAAAACCAACAACAGCAAGAATAACTGAGAGGATAAAAGATTTTTGATCGGGTAATTTCATTTTGATCTACCAATAAACAGGAAATAAACATTAATTTAACATTGTGAACTTGCTATCTTAACGTCTTAATTCAACATAGCAATAAAATTTATAGTAAATAATATAAAACGGGGTGAAAAAGCATCGTTTTATACATGTTTTTATCATGTTTCACCTGCTATCGATTACATTTTGTTCGAACAGTGAAAAGATCTAAAAAAAGGCTTGATCTGTTTTCGGATCTCCCTATAATGCGACCCCACTGAGAAGGGAAACGCCGAAGCATAGCAAGGCACGAACTACTTAGAGAGTTAAATAAAACTTCGGTTTTAAATTGTCGAAAGAAAGTTTAAAACAAAGTGTTGACTCGAAAAATAAAGGATGTATTATACGCATCCCTTGAGACGCTAAAGCGACTCAAAACGTTCTTTAACAATATAAAGCAATCATCTGTGTGGGCACTCGTACAGATTGAGTTCTAACAGCCAAACTACTTACTCTTTATGGGTAATTAGCGAGGCAAAAAAATTAGAGTCTCAATTGAAAACTGAGTGACCAACAGAATAGTTATTTCGGTAATTATTCGGCACAGTCAATTCAATATCGAAAGATATTAAAATAAATTCAGAATTCATTGAGCTGTCGAAAGACATAAAACTTTTTAATTGAAGAGTTTGATCATGGCTCAGATTGAACGCTGGCGGCAGGCCTAACACATGCAAGTCGAGCGGTAACAGAGAGAAGCTTGCTTCTTTGCTGACGAGCGGCGGACGGGTGAGTAATGCTTGGGAACATGCCTTGAGGTGGGGGACAACAGTTGGAAACGACTGCTAATACCGCATAATGTCTACGGACCAAAGGGGGCTTCGGCTCTCGCCTTTAGATTGGCCCAAGTGGGATTAGCTAGTTGGTGAGGTAATGGCTCACCAAGGCGACGATCCCTAGCTGGTTTGAGAGGATGATCAGCCACACTGGGACTGAGACACGGCCCAGACTCCTACGGGAGGCAGCAGTGGGGAATATTGCACAATGGGCGCAAGCCTGATGCAGCCATGCCGCGTGTGTGAAGAAGGCCTTCGGGTTGTAAAGCACTTTCAGTCAGGAGGAAAGCGTGGTGGTTAATACCCATCATGTGTGACGTTACTGACAGAAGAAGCACCGGCTAACTCCGTGCCAGCAGCCGCGGTAATACGGAGGGTGCGAGCGTTAATCGGAATTACTGGGCGTAAAGCGTACGCAGGCGGTTTGTTAAGCGAGATGTGAAAGCCCCGGGCTCAACCTGGGAACTGCATTTCGAACTGGCAAACTAGAGTGTGATAGAGGGTGGTAGAATTTCAGGTGTAGCGGTGAAATGCGTAGAGATCTGAAGGAATACCGATGGCGAAGGCAGCCACCTGGGTCAACACTGACGCTCATGTACGAAAGCGTGGGGAGCAAACGGGATTAGATACCCCGGTAGTCCACGCCGTAAACGATGTCTACTAGAAGCTCGGAGCCTCGGTTCTGTTTTTCAAAGCTAACGCATTAAGTAGACCGCCTGGGGAGTACGGCCGCAAGGTTAAAACTCAAATGAATTGACGGGGGCCCGCACAAGCGGTGGAGCATGTGGTTTAATTCGATGCAACGCGAAGAACCTTACCTACACTTGACATACAGAGAACTTACCAGAGATGGTTTGGTGCCTTCGGGAACTCTGATACAGGTGCTGCATGGCTGTCGTCAGCTCGTGTTGTGAGATGTTGGGTTAAGTCCCGCAACGAGCGCAACCCCTATCCTTAGTTGCTAGCAGGTAATGCTGAGAACTCTAAGGAGACTGCCGGTGATAAACCGGAGGAAGGTGGGGACGACGTCAAGTCATCATGGCCCTTACGTGTAGGGCTACACACGTGCTACAATGGCGCATACAGAGTGCTGCGAACCTGCGAAGGTAAGCGAATCACTTAAAGTGCGTCGTAGTCCGGATTGGAGTCTGCAACTCGACTCCATGAAGTCGGAATCGCTAGTAATCGCGTATCAGAATGACGCGGTGAATACGTTCCCGGGCCTTGTACACACCGCCCGTCACACCATGGGAGTGGGTTGCTCCAGAAGTAGATAGTCTAACCCTCGGGAGGACGTTTACCACGGAGTGATTCATGACTGGGGTGAAGTCGTAACAAGGTAGCCCTAGGGGAACCTGGGGCTGGATCACCTCCTTATACGATTTAGAACTTATTTGTTCGTAGTGTCCACACAGATGATTGTTAATTGTAAAGAGAACAACACTTATTGTTTGGGTCTGTAGCTCAGCTGGTTAGAGCGCACCCCTGATAAGGGTGAGGTCGGTAGTTCAAATCTACTCAGACCCACCACTTTACTCCCATACATCGTTATGGAATATCTCGTTTAGTAAACTAAACGTCGATTTCCCACGCCTTGCCTGGAAGCAAAGTCGGTATACAAACAGTAAGACCAGCATATGTGGGGCTATAGCTCAGCTGGGAGAGCGCCTGCCTTGCACGCAGGAGGTCAGCAGTTCGATCCTGCTTAGCTCCACCACTTTACTTCTTAAAAATAAATATTCTTTATCGGGTCATAAACGACCTGAGAATGAAGTGTGTTTAATTTTGAGAAGTTTTTATTTCTCTTGCTCTTTAAAAATTTGGAAAAGCTGATAATAAAATTCTGATGAATACATTGTATTTATCAAGAGTTTTCAAAAGTAAAAAAAGAATGGTAGCAGTACCATTCAGTGCCATTTAGTTAACTCTTATGAGTTGATTGATTGGTATCTACTTTAGTATTCAATATTGACTTCTGGCGAAGTTAAACTGTCACACAACAAAGACCCGTTTGGGGTTGTATGGTTAAGTGACTAAGCGTACACGGTGGATGCCTTGGCAGTTGGAGGCGATGAAGGACGTATTAACTTGCGATAAGCCTAGTCAAGCTAGTAAAAAGCACTTGAGACTAGGATTTCCGAATGGGGAAACCCACCTGCTTGCAGGTATCGTTAACTGAATACATAGGTTAACGAGGCGAACGCGGAGAACTGAAACATCTAAGTACCCGTAGGAAAAGAAATCAACCGAGATTCCGAAAGTAGCGGCGAGCGAAATCGGAACAGCCCTTAAGCTTATTATGTGTTAATGGAAGGCTGCTGGAAAGCGCCACGATACAGGGTGATAGTCCCGTACATGAAAAGACATTTTAAGTGAAATCGAGTAGGTCGGAGCACGTGAAACTTTGACTGAATATAGGTGGACCATCATCTAAGGCTAAATACTCCCAACTGACCGATAGTGAACCAGTACCGTGAGGGAAAGGCGAAAAGAACCCCTGTGAGGGGAGTGAAATAGAACCTGAAACCGTGTACGTACAAGCAGTAGGAGCCCACTTGTTGGGTGACTGCGTACCTTTTGTATAATGGGTCAGCGACTTATATTTTGTAGCGAGGTTAACCGATTAGGGTAGCCGTAGGGAAACCGAGTCTTAACTGGGCGAATAGTTGCAAGGTATAGACCCGAAACCCGGTGATCTAGCCATGAGCAGGTTGAAGGTTGAGTAACATCAACTGGAGGACCGAACCCACTAACGTTGAAAAGTTAGGGGATGACTTGTGGTTAGGAGTGAAAGGCTAATCAAACCGGGAGATAGCTGGTTCTCCCCGAAATCTATTTAGGTAGAGCCTCGGACGAATACTTACGGGGGTAGAGCACTGTTAAGGCTAGGGGGTCATCCCGACTTACCAACCCTTTGCAAACTCCGAATACCGTAAAGTAATATCCGGGAGACACACGGCGGGTGCTAACGTCCGTCGTGAAGAGGGAAACAACCCAGACCGCCAGCTAAGGTCCCAAAGTCATAGTTAAGTGGGAAACGATGTGGAAAGGCCCAGACAGCCAGGAGGTTGGCTTAGAAGCAGCCATCCTTTAAAGAAAGCGTAATAGCTCACTGGTCGAGTCGGTCTGCGCGGAAGATGTAACGGGGCTAAACTATGCACCGAAGCTGCGGATTCATCTTAGGATGAGTGGTAGGGGAGCGTTCTGTAAGCCGTTGAAGGTGTACCGGGAGGTATGCTGGAGGTATCAGAAGTGCGAATGCTGACATGAGTAACGATAATGGGAGTGAAAAACTCCCACGCCGGAAGACCAAGGGTTCCTATCCCATGTTAATCAGGGTAGGGTAAGTCGACCCCTAAGGCGAGGCCGAAAGGCGTAGTCGATGGGAAACAGATTAATATTTCTGTACTCGATATAATTGCGATGGGGGGACGGAGCAGGCTAAGCAAGCATGGCGTTGGTAGTCCATGTGAAAGTGAGTAGGGCGTTTGTTTAGGTAAATCCGGACGAACATTAAACCTGAGACACGAGACGAGTCACTAAGGTGATGAAGTTGCTGATGCCATACTTCCAGGAAAAGCCTCTAAGCTTCAGATTATATGGAATCGTACCCCAAACCGACACAGGTGGTCAGGTAGAGAATACTAAGGCGCTTGAGAGAACTCGGGTGAAGGAACTAGGCAAAATCGTACCGTAACTTCGGGAGAAGGTACGCTCCTATCTGTGATGAGACTTGCTCTCTAAGCGGACGGGAGCCGCAGTGACCAGGTGGCTGGGACTGTTTATTAAAAACACAGCACTGTGCAAAATCGCAAGATGACGTATACGGTGTGACACCTGCCCGGTGCCGGAAGGTTAATTGATGGGGTTATCCTTAGGGAGAAGCTCTTGATCGAAGCCCCGGTAAACGGCGGCCGTAACTATAACGGTCCTAAGGTAGCGAAATTCCTTGTCGGGTAAGTTCCGACCTGCACGAATGGTGTAACCATGGCCACGCTGTCTCCACCCGAGACTCAGTGAAATTGAAATCGCAGTGAAGATGCTGTGTACCCGCGGCTAGACGGAAAGACCCCGTGAACCTTTACTACAGCTTGGCACTGAACATTGAACCTACATGTGTAGGATAGGTGGGAGACTTTGAAGATGAGACGCTAGTTTTGTTGGAGTCAACCTTGAAATACCACCCTTGTAGTTTTGATGTTCTAACGTTGGCCCCTGAATCGGGGTTACGGACAGTGCCTGGTGGGTAGTTTGACTGGGGCGGTCTCCTCCTAAAGAGTAACGGAGGAGCACGAAGGTTGGCTAAGTACGGTCGGACATCGTACGGTTAGTGTAATGGTAGAAGCCAGCTTAACTGCGAGACAGACACGTCGAGCAGGTACGAAAGTAGGTCATAGTGATCCGGTGGTTCTGAATGGAAGGGCCATCGCTCAACGGATAAAAGGTACTCCGGGGATAACAGGCTGATACCGCCCAAGAGTTCATATCGACGGCGGTGTTTGGCACCTCGATGTCGGCTCATCACATCCTGGGGCTGAAGTCGGTCCCAAGGGTATGGCTGTTCGCCATTTAAAGTGGTACGCGAGCTGGGTTTAGAACGTCGTGAGACAGTTCGGTCCCTATCTGCCGTGGGCGTTTGAGAATTGAGAGGGGTTGCTCCTAGTACGAGAGGACCGGAGTGAACGAACCGCTGGTGTTCGGGTTGTCATGCCAATGGCATTGCCCGGTAGCTACGTTCGGAACTGATAAGCGCTGAAAGCATCTAAGCGCGAAGCAGGCCTCGAGATGATTTCTCACTAGAGCTATAAGCTCTCTGAAGGGCCGTTGGAGACTACAACGTTGATAGGCAAGATGTGGAAGTGCTGTGAGGCATTAAGCTAACTTGTACTAATTACCCGTGAGGCTTAACCATACAACGCCAAACGCGTTTTATGTGACAGTTCAAGCAAGAAGTTAATATAACTAAAGTAGATATTACTGAAGAACGACTTAAAAAATATTATCAGATATTTTCCAAATTCAGTTAATTTGTAGTAATACGAATTAACGCCCTAATTTGCTTGGTAACAATAGCGTTTTGGACCCACCTGATCCCATGCCGAACTCAGTAGTGAAACGAAACAGCGCCGATGATAGTGTAGCATTTGCTATGTGAAAGTAGGACATTGCCAGGCTCCAAATTGTAGAAAGCCCGAATCTAACGATTCGGGCTTTTTTACGTCTGCAGAAAAGTGAGGGTAGTGCAATTAATGTACACTCAGTTCCTCCTAACACGCAGGTTGGGCAAGCAACGCGACACCCGACACTCAAATCATAAAAATATAACCACTAGCCAATGGGTGTGTCGCATTTGCTACGTGACTCTCTACCGCTGTGGACACAACGACATTACCAGGCTCCAAATTGTAGAAAGCCCGAATCTAACGATTTGGGCTTTTTTACGTCTGCAGGAAAGTGAAATGAGGGTGAATAATGTACACTCACATCCCCCTAACAATTAAGTCGGGCGAACGTAGCGAATCCCGACGATAAAGAGCATCAAAAATAGCTCAAGGAGCCTGTAGCCTTTCTACAGGGTAGCGCACCGATGCCAAGTACTATTAGTTATTAAGTGAGTAGATTTATCCATGATCATACTTGCTCAACTGGATTGAGCTCTGGGAAATATGGAGATAAGAGTATCACTGGCAGGTTTTTACTCACCTATCAATGATGATGTCTTACGTTACTAGCAAGTGACCACTGGGCGCTGTCTGGATAGCATCTGTGGTAATTAGCAGTTGCCGTATAATATTCTTACTGAGAGGAGCTATGATTGCTTCTGTTTTACCTGTTACAGGGTATACTGCACCAAAATACGGTTTTACCTACGCCAAGCAGTTTATCGGGCTTAGTGGCCTGCACTAATTATAAATTGGAATATTTAATGGGTTGCTGAAATTAACTTCCTGTTACTATCACGCTTAACAGTTAGTAAATTTATGGAAGTAATATTGTAAAAACGGTTTGAGCTAAAATAATAGCGCAAACTAAAAACCCAGCATGAGCTGGATTTTTAATTCATTTAATGCGCTAGGAGTTACTTATTAGCTACGTTAAATTACCTATGTAGTTCGCCGACTCTTTCAGGCTGGTAGGTTACTTCTTTTATTTTTACTTTTATTAACCCTCCACCAGGCTTAGGCCATTCAATTTCATCTCCTTGTGATAACCCAAGTAAAGCGCCGCCGATAGGGGCTAAAATTGATATTTTTTGGCCGCTAGCGTCAAGATCTTTCGGGTAGACAAGAGTTAAATTGAATTCTTCTTTTGAAGATTCTACAACAAAATTTACCGTCGAATTCATGGTAACTATAGTTGCTGGAACGTCTTTAGGATCAACTATAGTTGCACGTCCTAATTCTGCTTCGAGTTCTTTTTCACCCGCAAAACTGTTTGCAGGTAATGATTCGATTAAATCATATAGTCTATCTGCATCTAGTGATGAGATGATTATTTCAGGTCTTTTATTCAACTCAATATCCTTAATAATGTTTATGTAAATAAAACTTACTCTGAGTATGATTCGGCATAAGCTTAATTGCACTAGAATACGTTGAAGTAATTTTTATTTGCAACTCAATAATCAACTATCTTAAGCAATAGTACTTAAGTGACTAAAGAGTATAGTTAGTTTTTTATTTTTTCTATAACATTAAAAACCCAGCCGAGGCTGGGTTTTTTTAACCGGGAGGTTTAGGAGGGGGTTTACATCATACCGCCCATTCCACCCATACCGCCCATGCCACCCATATCAGGAGCGCTATCATCTTTTGGGATTTCAGCTACCATAGCTTCGGTAGTGATCATTAGACCCGCAATAGACCCTGCAAATTGTAGTGCAGAGCGTGTTACTTTAGTTGGATCTAGGATACCCATTTCAATCATGTCATTGTATTCGCCAGTAGCAGCATTGTAACCAAAGTTACCTGAACCTGCTTTAACTGCGTTAACGACAACAGATGCTTCTTCGCCAGCATTTGTTACGATTTGACGAAGTGGCGCTTCCATTGCACGAAGAGCGACTTTTATACCGTGGTTTTGATCTTCGTTGTCGCCAACTAAATCTACAAGCTTACTTGCTGCACGAACTAGTGCAACACCGCCGCCAGGTACTACGCCTTCTTCAACCGCTGCGCGAGTTGCATTTAATGCATCTTCAACGCGGTCTTTTTTCTCTTTCATTTCCATTTCAGTCGCAGCACCAACTTTGATTACTGCAACACCGCCAGCTAGTTTAGCCATGCGCTCTTGTAGTTTTTCTTTATCGTAGTCAGATGTTGCTTCTTCGATTTGTGCTTTAATTTGTGAAACACGGCCGTTAATACCTGCTTCTTCGCCAGCACCATCGATAATAGTCGTATCATCTTTAGTGATAATTACGCGCTTAGCTGTACCTAGGTCTTCAACTGTTGCTTTTTCAAGCTCAAGGCCGATTTCTTCTGAAATCACAGTACCGCCAGTTAATACAGCGATATCTTGTAGCATTGCTTTACGACGGTCGCCAAAACCAGGAGCTTTCACTGCTGATACTTTAACAATACCGCGCATGTTATTAACTACTAATGTAGCTAATGCTTCGCCTTCAAGGTCTTCTGCGATGATTAGTAGTGGCTTGCTTGCTTTAGCTACCGCTTCTAATGTTGGTAATAATTCGCGAATGTTAGATATTTTTTTATCTACAAGTAGAATAAATGGGTTATCTAGTTCAACGGTACCTTTTTCTGGGCTGTTAATAAAGTAAGGAGATAGGTAACCACGGTCAAACTGCATGCCTTCAACAACATCGAGTTCGTTTTCTAGTGATTGACCTTCTTCTACAGTAATAACACCACTGTTGCGGCCTACTTTTTCCATTGCTTGTGCAATGATATCGCCAATCTCTTTATCAGAGTTAGCTGAAATAGTGCCAACTTGTGCAATTGCTTTAGTGTCAGAGCATGGAACAGATAACGCTTTAAGCTCTGCAACAGCAGCAATAACTGCTTTGTCGATGCCGCGCTTAAGGTCCATTGGGTTCATACCTGCTGCAACCGCTTTAAGGCCTTCGTTAACAATAGACTGTGCAAGTACTGTAGCGGTAGTTGTACCATCGCCGGCTGCATCGTTAGCTTTAGATGCAACTTCTTTAACCATTTGTGCGCCCATGTTTTCAAACTTGTCTTCAAGTTCGATTTCTTTTGCTACAGATACACCATCTTTAGTGATAACTGGAGAGCCAAATGATTTGTCTAGTACAACGTTACGGCCTTTAGGACCTAATGTAACTTTTACTGCGTTTGCCAGGATGTTTACGCCAGTTAGCATTTTAGCGCGTGCGTCACCTGCAAAAAGTACTTCTTTTGCTGCCATGTTTTAAATTCCTCTAAATTCTTAAATGTTTATAAACGAAAAGTAGGTTTAGCCTACAATGCCTAAAATATTATCTTCACGCATGATCAGGTACTCTTGACCTTCGATCTTTTCAACTTTCTCAACATATGAGCCAAATAACACAGTGTCACCGGCTTTAACTTCTAATGCTCTAACATCACCGCTTTCTAAAATGCGACCATTACCAACGGCAACAACTTCTCCGCGGGTTGATTTTTCAGCTGCAGAGCCAGTTAATACAATACCGCCAGCAGATTTTGTTTCTTCTTCTAGACGCTTAACGATCACGCGATCATGTAAAGGACGAATATTCATTTATTTAGTTCTCCTAACAGTTTCTGCGAAGGGCAGAAAAAAGCTTATATTGGTTGCATTCAATAATGGGGGTGTTACGCCAAAATCCAAGCGTAAAATTAAAAAAATTAATCTTTTCGTTCAAACTCGCCATCTATGATGGTCGGTTTGTTCACTTGATGAGGTTCTGCTTCAGTTTGACTGTGTTGGGTAAATGGTGAACCACCTTGTTGCATACCTGCACTCATACGTACAGTAGCTTGGCTAGCAAGGCCAGCTGCCAGTTTGTTGCGAATTACTGGGGTTAATAATAGTAGCCCAAAAACGTCGGTCATAATGCCAGGCGTTAACAATAATACGCCTGCGATAATAACGCATATACCGGTAAATAACTCTTTTGCAGGCATTTGCCCTTCGGCCATTTGAGTTTGCGCTTTTTGAAGTGCGCTCATACCTTGTTGTTTTACCATTTTTGCGCCTAAAATCGCGGTAATAATTACTAACGCAATTGTCGAAAAACCACCTATTACTTCGCTTACTTGTATAAGTAAGGCGATTTCAATAATAGGAATAATGATAAACAACACAAATAAAAATCTAAACATAAAGCTCTCTAAATAATGAAACTCAAAAGAGTTGATGAAATATAAGTGAGGGTGGAGCGGTCTAATTTCAAGGATACAGTAAGCGCTATTGCTATTTTTTTGCAGTTATAGCACCTACACATTACATACGCTATCAGATACTATGCTTACAGACATTATTAAACACATAAAGGTTCATTATGGCGGCGCAATTTAAACTTATTTTTACTACCTGCAAAGATGAAAATGAAGCAAGGGAGCTGGCAAAAGCATTAGTAGAGAGAAAACTGGCTGCATGCGTGAATATTCTACCAAAGGTAGCTTCTATTTATATATGGGAAGGTGAAGTAGTTGAAGCAACCGAGGCTAAACTATTGATCAAAACAAAGTTAGATAAAATGAACGATGTATTTTTAACTATTAAAGCATTACACAGCTATGAAGTGCCAGAGATCCAAGTTGTTGATGTGGCAACGGGTAACCTAGCTTATTTTAATTGGATGGATGAGGTACTTAATTAATGCGTTTTTTCTTTTTGTTACTGGTTGCATTATTAGCGGCTCCAGCTAAGGCTAATAATATACTTGGTGATTTACTTGCACCTCCACAACAAACCTTTTTACAAGTAGACCAAGCATTTGTATTTGATTTTGATCAGCAAGATAATACTTTATTTATAGGCTGGGATATTGCACCTGAATACTACTTATATAAAAATAAAATAGAGATTATTGCCAAGGGCGCGAATATAGAAGTAGGCGACTTAGGTGATGGTGAGGTTATCGAAGATGAGTTCTTTGGTAAAACAGAAGTTTTTTTTAATGCACTTAGTATTGTTAGTAAGCTCAGTAATGTAACTGAGGGAGCAGTAGTAAAAGTGCGTTACCAAGGTTGTGCTGAAGCTGGGTTATGTTATCCACCTGAAGTTATTAGTATTCCACTAAACAAAATTGCCGGTGAACAGCTGCAAAATGCAGATGATGCTATGCAAAGTGCAACCTCTGCAAACGCATTTACAGCATTAAGCGAGACTAATGAACCGACAAGCAATGCGCCTAAAAAAGATCTAACCTTTACCGAGCAGTTAGCAAGCCAAGGGTTGATTACTAATTTACTGATATTTTTTGTTGTCGGTGTTGGTCTTGCTTTTACACCGTGTGTATTTCCTATGTTTCCAATATTGTCGAGCTTAATTGCTGGGCAAAAAAACCTCTCAACTAAAAAAGCCTTCGCGTTATCATTTGTATATATTCAAGGTATGGCAGTGACCTACGCGGCATTGGGTTTGGTTGTGGCTGCACTTGGCGGGCAAGTTCAAGGGTATTTACAGCACCCTTATGTGCTTATTAGCTTTAGTTTATTGTTTGTATTATTAGCAATGTCGATGTTTGGTTGGTACGAAATAAAGCTACCAAGCGGCATGATGAACAAGTTAACCCAAGTAAGTAATAACCAAAAAGGCGGCAACTACGTTGGTGTGTTTTTAATGGGCGTATTATCGGGCTTAATTGCATCGCCTTGCACCACCGCACCTTTGTCAGCAGCGCTATTGTTTGTAGCACAAAGTGGCGACTATTTAGTGGGTGGATTAACGCTTTATGTACTGAGTTTAGGCATGGGACTGCCATTATTGTTACTCGGTACATCGGGCGGAAAACTATTGCCTAAAGCGGGTGGCTGGATGGAGCAAGTTAAAACCCTATTTGGCTTTATTATGCTAGTTGTGCCACTTATATTACTTGAACGCCTTTTAGATGCCGATGTTATTTTATTAATGGCGGGAGTATTAGCCTTGGCAACCGCGCTTTACTTGCATCACTGGCAAAGTAGCCAAACACAAGGAAAATTAAAAACAGCACTGTGGTTTGCTGCAACGTTACTCGTTGTTAGTGGCTTTAACTTAACTAAAAATTATTTTTGGCCAGTACACATGCAAACAATGCAAGTAAGTGCGCAAAGTAATGAGTTTAAGCAAGTAGCCAATTTAACTGAGTTAAAAGCAGCCGTTGCTCACGCTAATGAGCAAGGCCGACTGGTTATGGTCGACTTATATGCTGATTGGTGTATTGCGTGTAAAGAATTTGAGCATTACACCTTTCCCGATGCAAAAGTGCAAAATGAGTTTAGTCACTTTGAGCTTATTCAAGTCGATTTAACCGACAGCGATAACAAAACAATCGAGCTAATGGAAGAATATACGGTGTTTGGTTTGCCAAGTATTTTGTTTTTTAATACCCAAGGAGAGGAGCTAAGTGCACAACGTGTTACCGGCTTTTTGAATGCTGACGATTTTGCTCAGCACCTATCTACAGTGCGCGCCAGCGTAAAGTAGCAATATAATAGCCCCCCATAATTTAAAGGTGGGGGCTATTATTACCACCTCAATGCTTGTCCCCAATACAGAGATAAGACCAGTATTTTGCTGTTATTTACGTCGAAATCACTATAATAGTTGGTTAACGTGAGAAATTGTTGTTATCTTATTTTTTATACTCACATAATTGTAAAAAATTAGCTAACGACTGCTTAACTCATTACTTATAGGATATATCGCGTATTATGGCTGCAAAATTCAAGCTTTTAGTTATAAATGGCCCAAATTTAAATATGCTAGGTAAACGTGAGCCAGATAAATACGGTTCACGTACGCTAAGCGAAATTATGAGCGAACTAACATGTGCCGCTGATAGTTTAAATGTTGAGTTAACGCATTTCCAAAGTAATAGCGAGCAAGCACTGATAGAGCGTATTCACGATACTTGGCAAGCGATTGATTACATAATTATTAATCCTGCTGCATTTACGCATACGAGCGTCGCATTACGTGATGCATTGTTAAGTGTTGATATTCCGTTTTTTGAAGTGCATTTAAGCAACGTGCACGCACGTGAAGCGTTTCGCCATCATTCGTATTTTTCTGATGTGGCGCAAGGCGTAATATGTGGATTAGGTGCAATGGGTTATCACGCAGCGCTTGAAGCTGCAGTAAACCAATTGCAAAACTCAAATTAATTTTAAACACACAAACTAATAGGCGGGCCGTTTATGGATATTCGCAAGATCAAAAAACTTATTGAATTAGTAGAAGAG includes the following:
- the groL gene encoding chaperonin GroEL (60 kDa chaperone family; promotes refolding of misfolded polypeptides especially under stressful conditions; forms two stacked rings of heptamers to form a barrel-shaped 14mer; ends can be capped by GroES; misfolded proteins enter the barrel where they are refolded when GroES binds), encoding MAAKEVLFAGDARAKMLTGVNILANAVKVTLGPKGRNVVLDKSFGSPVITKDGVSVAKEIELEDKFENMGAQMVKEVASKANDAAGDGTTTATVLAQSIVNEGLKAVAAGMNPMDLKRGIDKAVIAAVAELKALSVPCSDTKAIAQVGTISANSDKEIGDIIAQAMEKVGRNSGVITVEEGQSLENELDVVEGMQFDRGYLSPYFINSPEKGTVELDNPFILLVDKKISNIRELLPTLEAVAKASKPLLIIAEDLEGEALATLVVNNMRGIVKVSAVKAPGFGDRRKAMLQDIAVLTGGTVISEEIGLELEKATVEDLGTAKRVIITKDDTTIIDGAGEEAGINGRVSQIKAQIEEATSDYDKEKLQERMAKLAGGVAVIKVGAATEMEMKEKKDRVEDALNATRAAVEEGVVPGGGVALVRAASKLVDLVGDNEDQNHGIKVALRAMEAPLRQIVTNAGEEASVVVNAVKAGSGNFGYNAATGEYNDMIEMGILDPTKVTRSALQFAGSIAGLMITTEAMVAEIPKDDSAPDMGGMGGMGGMGGMM
- the cutA gene encoding divalent-cation tolerance protein CutA: MAAQFKLIFTTCKDENEARELAKALVERKLAACVNILPKVASIYIWEGEVVEATEAKLLIKTKLDKMNDVFLTIKALHSYEVPEIQVVDVATGNLAYFNWMDEVLN
- a CDS encoding RNA recognition motif domain-containing protein yields the protein MKLPDQKSFILSVILAVVGFVIVKFALKSLELDPALLFAVGLLIGGIVIAAMSSDGVVEAEVKTKTLYVGNLPYRANEGVVRALFEEQGKVFNVRLLKDKNTGKRRGFGFVEMAQADADNAIAQLNDSEFQQRTLKVREAKQKQEDDSNALRSEPDQSV
- a CDS encoding FxsA family protein, which gives rise to MFRFLFVLFIIIPIIEIALLIQVSEVIGGFSTIALVIITAILGAKMVKQQGMSALQKAQTQMAEGQMPAKELFTGICVIIAGVLLLTPGIMTDVFGLLLLTPVIRNKLAAGLASQATVRMSAGMQQGGSPFTQHSQTEAEPHQVNKPTIIDGEFERKD
- a CDS encoding co-chaperone GroES; translated protein: MNIRPLHDRVIVKRLEEETKSAGGIVLTGSAAEKSTRGEVVAVGNGRILESGDVRALEVKAGDTVLFGSYVEKVEKIEGQEYLIMREDNILGIVG
- the rnk gene encoding nucleoside diphosphate kinase regulator, with protein sequence MNKRPEIIISSLDADRLYDLIESLPANSFAGEKELEAELGRATIVDPKDVPATIVTMNSTVNFVVESSKEEFNLTLVYPKDLDASGQKISILAPIGGALLGLSQGDEIEWPKPGGGLIKVKIKEVTYQPERVGELHR
- a CDS encoding protein-disulfide reductase DsbD yields the protein MRFFFLLLVALLAAPAKANNILGDLLAPPQQTFLQVDQAFVFDFDQQDNTLFIGWDIAPEYYLYKNKIEIIAKGANIEVGDLGDGEVIEDEFFGKTEVFFNALSIVSKLSNVTEGAVVKVRYQGCAEAGLCYPPEVISIPLNKIAGEQLQNADDAMQSATSANAFTALSETNEPTSNAPKKDLTFTEQLASQGLITNLLIFFVVGVGLAFTPCVFPMFPILSSLIAGQKNLSTKKAFALSFVYIQGMAVTYAALGLVVAALGGQVQGYLQHPYVLISFSLLFVLLAMSMFGWYEIKLPSGMMNKLTQVSNNQKGGNYVGVFLMGVLSGLIASPCTTAPLSAALLFVAQSGDYLVGGLTLYVLSLGMGLPLLLLGTSGGKLLPKAGGWMEQVKTLFGFIMLVVPLILLERLLDADVILLMAGVLALATALYLHHWQSSQTQGKLKTALWFAATLLVVSGFNLTKNYFWPVHMQTMQVSAQSNEFKQVANLTELKAAVAHANEQGRLVMVDLYADWCIACKEFEHYTFPDAKVQNEFSHFELIQVDLTDSDNKTIELMEEYTVFGLPSILFFNTQGEELSAQRVTGFLNADDFAQHLSTVRASVK